A genomic window from Flavobacterium phycosphaerae includes:
- a CDS encoding AsmA family protein, producing MKKPSKSIVVKILKITGFTLGTILLALFLIPILFPGKIAEEVKAFANKKLDGELNFKEANLSFFNHFPSLTLTLTDFSLKGSAPYKKETLIAANEVSFGIDLSSLVFDKKVNIDKIYVSDAFINVKVNEKGEANYNVYISDEKATEKDTTSNTALRLEKIAILNTHLVYDDKSTKMLIDARGFEYIGNGDLDKAIFDLYTEAKIDSFDFTYNGEQYLKNKKVNADLITKINTNSLAFIFEQNNLKINKLPVEFKGKFDFLSNGYDMDFTIKSEDSKLNDFFTALPPHYVTWLDKSKVKGSTDLLLTLKGQYIASKNQKPDLAFNMKIRDGYINYNKAPFPASNIFLNFDTKLPSLDIEQLRVNLDSVFFNVDKDYFKAIIKTEGLSKPKIAARINAKMDLAKMDQAFGLQNVDLKGLLNLDIQSKGIYDKKSGRIPVTNAKIYLFDAEVKSIYYQNPIKKINLFATVSDKKGLMNDLNVTITPASFEFEGSPIYVNARLRNFDNIRYDIKAKGQLNVNRIYKVFSRKGMDLEGYIDADVAFKGSQEDAMNGRYNNLKNSGTLKLRNIKTTTEYLPKPFIIKQGTFIFNQDKMNFNYFVANYGQTDFKMHGYLQNVIDYALTDSAILKGNFTLSSDYINVDEFMSQTTSSVTVSDSTKTTATAPTGVVVIPPNFNLQFNASANKVNFQDLKLDNLKGRMNINKGKLELQNSGFDLIGSTVNMDVVYGSQSSQKAFFDFKVLAKDFDVKRAYNEVKLFREMATAAESAEGIISLDYNVAGILDNNMQPIYPSLTGGGTLSVKKVKMKGFKLFGTVSQKTGKDAIKNPDLSEVKIKTTIKNNIINIERFKFKVAGFRPRIEGQTSFDGNLNIKMRLGLPPLGIIGIPIKVTGTQDHPIVRLGKKTEDLKETEYQGEVPTPLSTEPKNN from the coding sequence ATGAAAAAACCATCCAAATCAATAGTAGTCAAAATCCTGAAAATTACTGGATTTACCTTGGGCACTATACTATTAGCCTTGTTTTTAATCCCCATTCTTTTCCCTGGAAAGATTGCCGAAGAAGTAAAAGCTTTTGCTAATAAAAAATTAGATGGGGAACTCAATTTCAAAGAAGCCAACCTCTCTTTCTTTAATCACTTTCCGTCGTTAACTTTAACATTGACCGACTTTTCGTTGAAAGGCTCAGCGCCCTATAAAAAAGAAACGTTGATTGCTGCTAACGAGGTTTCTTTCGGGATCGATTTAAGCTCATTGGTATTTGACAAAAAAGTAAACATTGATAAGATTTATGTCTCCGATGCTTTTATCAATGTCAAAGTCAATGAAAAAGGAGAAGCCAATTACAATGTTTATATTTCGGATGAGAAGGCTACTGAAAAAGATACCACGAGTAATACAGCCTTGAGATTGGAGAAAATTGCCATCCTGAATACGCATTTGGTATACGATGACAAATCAACCAAGATGCTGATTGATGCCCGAGGATTTGAATACATCGGCAACGGTGATTTAGACAAAGCCATTTTCGATTTATATACCGAAGCCAAAATAGATTCGTTTGATTTTACCTATAACGGAGAACAATACCTCAAAAATAAAAAGGTAAACGCCGATTTAATTACCAAAATCAATACCAATTCCCTTGCGTTTATCTTTGAACAAAACAATTTAAAAATCAATAAGCTGCCGGTGGAGTTCAAAGGAAAGTTTGACTTCCTGAGCAATGGCTATGATATGGATTTTACAATCAAATCCGAAGATAGCAAACTTAATGATTTCTTTACAGCACTGCCACCACACTATGTGACTTGGCTCGATAAGTCAAAGGTCAAAGGAAGTACCGATTTGTTGCTGACTTTAAAAGGACAATACATCGCTTCCAAAAATCAAAAGCCCGATTTGGCATTCAATATGAAAATACGTGACGGCTATATCAACTACAACAAGGCTCCGTTTCCGGCTTCGAATATCTTCTTGAATTTTGACACCAAATTACCATCGTTAGATATTGAGCAGCTAAGAGTCAACCTTGATTCTGTTTTCTTTAATGTAGATAAAGATTACTTCAAGGCGATCATTAAAACAGAAGGATTATCAAAACCTAAAATCGCAGCGCGCATCAATGCTAAAATGGATTTAGCCAAAATGGACCAAGCTTTTGGGTTGCAGAATGTGGATTTAAAAGGGCTCTTAAACTTGGACATACAATCCAAGGGAATTTATGATAAAAAAAGCGGTAGGATTCCGGTTACCAACGCTAAAATTTATTTGTTTGATGCTGAGGTTAAAAGTATTTATTATCAAAACCCGATTAAAAAAATCAATCTTTTTGCCACCGTTTCGGATAAGAAGGGATTGATGAATGACTTGAATGTCACTATTACTCCGGCCTCTTTTGAGTTTGAAGGCAGTCCCATTTATGTTAATGCCAGGTTGCGCAATTTTGATAATATCAGATATGATATTAAAGCCAAAGGGCAATTGAATGTGAACCGAATTTACAAAGTGTTTTCTCGTAAAGGAATGGATTTGGAAGGGTATATTGATGCCGATGTGGCTTTCAAAGGTTCTCAGGAAGACGCTATGAACGGCCGCTACAACAATCTTAAAAACAGCGGTACCTTAAAATTAAGGAATATCAAAACCACTACAGAGTATTTACCCAAGCCGTTTATTATCAAACAAGGTACTTTTATCTTTAATCAGGACAAAATGAATTTCAACTATTTTGTGGCTAATTATGGGCAGACTGATTTTAAAATGCATGGTTATTTACAAAATGTTATCGACTATGCCTTAACGGACAGTGCTATCTTGAAAGGAAATTTCACCCTTTCTTCGGATTATATTAATGTGGATGAATTTATGTCGCAGACTACATCATCGGTTACAGTTTCCGATTCAACAAAAACAACAGCGACAGCTCCTACTGGAGTTGTGGTAATTCCGCCCAATTTTAATTTGCAATTCAATGCCTCCGCCAATAAAGTTAACTTTCAAGATTTGAAATTAGACAACTTGAAAGGCCGTATGAATATCAACAAAGGCAAGTTGGAACTTCAAAATTCAGGTTTCGATTTGATTGGCAGTACAGTGAATATGGATGTGGTTTACGGAAGTCAATCGTCCCAAAAAGCCTTCTTTGATTTTAAAGTTTTGGCCAAAGATTTTGATGTAAAACGAGCTTATAATGAGGTTAAGTTGTTCCGAGAAATGGCTACTGCTGCCGAAAGTGCCGAAGGAATTATCTCGTTAGATTATAATGTGGCCGGTATACTGGATAACAATATGCAGCCTATTTATCCGTCGTTAACCGGTGGAGGAACTCTATCGGTCAAAAAGGTGAAGATGAAAGGGTTTAAACTCTTTGGCACCGTGAGTCAGAAAACAGGGAAAGATGCGATAAAAAATCCGGATTTGTCGGAAGTAAAAATCAAAACGACCATTAAGAATAACATCATCAATATTGAACGGTTCAAGTTTAAAGTGGCCGGTTTCCGTCCCAGAATAGAAGGACAAACAAGTTTTGACGGCAATCTTAATATTAAAATGCGTTTGGGGTTACCTCCCTTGGGGATTATTGGAATTCCGATAAAAGTGACCGGAACCCAAGACCATCCGATAGTGAGATTGGGCAAGAAGACTGAAGACCTTAAAGAAACCGAATATCAAGGCGAAGTACCAACACCGTTGTCAACTGAGCCAAAAAATAACTAA